A stretch of the Azorhizobium caulinodans ORS 571 genome encodes the following:
- a CDS encoding PPC domain-containing DNA-binding protein, giving the protein MSPPGEVPVRLLRHPGPMAARRWDSLSCEKARAFRFSLIPGRSLYEGIVNAMTAAKVSAAALTLTGGTFARVDYCLAAPRPGRPQVAGYTDPERMGGPIGLIGASATLGLDVNGAPMVHCHALLSDAEGQLFGGHIIPDTSMVGAVPPVVFARAFEGEAIRQRYDPETIMSLFHPADDGPHAGDIHAG; this is encoded by the coding sequence ATGAGCCCGCCCGGCGAGGTACCGGTCCGGCTTCTCCGCCACCCCGGACCCATGGCGGCCCGGCGGTGGGACAGCCTCTCCTGCGAGAAGGCCCGCGCCTTCCGCTTCTCGCTCATCCCCGGCCGCTCCCTCTATGAGGGCATCGTCAATGCCATGACCGCCGCCAAGGTCTCTGCGGCGGCGCTGACCCTCACCGGCGGCACCTTCGCGCGGGTGGACTACTGCCTCGCCGCCCCCCGGCCGGGTCGGCCGCAGGTGGCGGGCTATACGGACCCCGAGCGCATGGGCGGGCCCATCGGCCTCATCGGCGCCAGCGCGACGCTGGGGCTCGATGTGAACGGCGCCCCCATGGTGCATTGCCATGCCCTGTTGTCGGATGCCGAGGGCCAGCTCTTCGGCGGCCACATCATCCCGGACACCAGCATGGTGGGCGCGGTGCCGCCCGTGGTCTTCGCCCGCGCCTTTGAGGGCGAAGCCATCCGCCAGCGCTACGACCCCGAGACCATCATGTCGCTCTTCCACCCGGCCGACGACGGCCCCCATGCGGGAGACATCCATGCCGGCTGA
- the mraY gene encoding phospho-N-acetylmuramoyl-pentapeptide-transferase, whose protein sequence is MLQWLAQLHDTFPAFNVFRYITFRTGGAIVTAVLFVFLFGPGIISTLRLKQGKGQPIRADGPQSHLLTKKGTPTMGGLMIFSGLIVATLLWANLSNLYVWVVLFVTTGFGLIGFYDDYLKVTRQSHAGFSGKARLAIEALIAGIAVVLMINAGRAGLSSSVAFPFFKDLLLDLGWFFVVFGAFVIVAAGNAVNLTDGLDGLAIVPVMIAAASFGMISYLSGNVVFADYLQIHYVAGVGELAVICGAIIGAGLGFLWFNAPPAQIFMGDTGSLALGGLLGSIAVATKHEIVLAVIGGLFVLEAVSVIVQVISFRLTGKRVFRMAPIHHHFEQLGWTESQVVIRFWIIAVVLALLGLATLKLR, encoded by the coding sequence ATGCTCCAGTGGCTCGCGCAGCTGCACGATACGTTTCCGGCTTTCAACGTCTTCCGTTACATCACCTTCCGCACTGGCGGCGCCATCGTCACCGCCGTGCTGTTCGTGTTCCTGTTCGGGCCGGGCATCATTTCCACGCTGCGCCTGAAGCAGGGCAAGGGCCAGCCGATCCGCGCCGATGGGCCGCAGTCGCACCTGCTGACCAAGAAGGGCACGCCCACCATGGGCGGGCTGATGATCTTCTCGGGCCTCATCGTCGCGACGCTGCTGTGGGCCAACCTGTCGAACCTCTATGTCTGGGTGGTGCTCTTCGTCACCACCGGCTTCGGGCTCATCGGTTTCTATGACGACTATCTGAAGGTGACCCGCCAGTCGCACGCCGGCTTCTCGGGTAAGGCGCGCCTCGCTATCGAGGCGCTGATCGCCGGCATCGCCGTCGTGCTCATGATCAATGCCGGCCGCGCGGGACTTTCGAGCTCCGTCGCCTTCCCCTTCTTCAAGGACCTGCTGCTCGATCTCGGCTGGTTCTTTGTGGTGTTCGGGGCCTTCGTCATCGTTGCGGCGGGCAATGCGGTGAACCTCACCGACGGGCTCGACGGCCTCGCCATCGTGCCGGTGATGATCGCCGCCGCCTCCTTCGGCATGATCTCGTATCTCTCCGGCAACGTGGTCTTCGCGGATTATCTGCAGATCCACTATGTGGCGGGCGTGGGCGAACTGGCGGTGATCTGCGGCGCCATCATCGGCGCCGGCCTCGGCTTTCTGTGGTTCAACGCCCCGCCGGCGCAGATCTTCATGGGCGACACAGGGTCGCTGGCGCTGGGCGGCCTGCTGGGCAGCATCGCGGTCGCCACCAAGCACGAGATCGTGCTGGCCGTCATCGGCGGCCTGTTCGTGCTGGAGGCGGTGTCGGTGATCGTGCAGGTCATCTCCTTCCGCCTCACCGGCAAGCGCGTGTTTCGGATGGCGCCCATCCACCACCATTTCGAGCAACTGGGCTGGACGGAGAGCCAGGTGGTGATCCGTTTCTGGATCATCGCGGTCGTGCTCGCGCTTCTCGGCCTCGCAACGCTCAAGCTGCGCTGA
- a CDS encoding acyl-CoA synthetase produces MNLSHILRQAARRFPQEIGFVHGPLSVTWAEMDARVDAMAVALAGKGLGKGDRVLVQSKNCLQMFESMFACFRIGAVWVPTNFRQTPDEVAYLAQASGAVAMICHADFPDHERIVREQAPGIATVIGIGDAPFGEDYDALVAAHLGRKGPVADVEHDDPCWFFFTSGTTGRPKAAVLTHGQMAFVITNHLCDLMPGTTQADASLVVAPLSHGAGIHQLVQAARAVKTILLPSERFDVAEAWGLVEKWKVTNIFTVPTITKMLVEHPSVDQFDHSSLRYVIYAGAPMYREDQKRALAKLGKVLVQYFGLGEVTGNITVLPPALHEPEDGPHVKIGTCGFERTGMQVQIQDDQGREVNAFETGEICVCGPAVFAGYYENPEANAKSFRNGWFRTGDLGHMDAEGFVYITGRASDMYISGGSNVYPREVEEKLLQHPALVEVAILGVPDPMWGEVGVAVCVTRDGAPVNEAEIIAFLDGKVSRYKLPKRVFFWEALPKSAYGKITKKMVREALEERGLLPLDKPLERSA; encoded by the coding sequence ATGAACCTCTCGCACATCCTGCGGCAGGCGGCTCGCCGCTTCCCGCAGGAAATCGGCTTCGTGCACGGCCCGCTCTCCGTCACCTGGGCGGAGATGGACGCGCGGGTGGACGCCATGGCCGTGGCGCTGGCGGGCAAAGGGCTCGGCAAGGGCGACCGCGTGCTCGTGCAGTCCAAGAACTGCCTCCAGATGTTCGAGAGCATGTTCGCCTGCTTCCGCATCGGCGCGGTGTGGGTGCCGACCAACTTCCGACAGACGCCGGACGAAGTGGCCTATCTGGCGCAGGCGTCCGGCGCCGTCGCCATGATCTGCCATGCCGACTTCCCGGACCACGAGCGCATCGTGCGGGAACAGGCGCCGGGCATCGCGACCGTCATCGGCATCGGCGATGCGCCGTTCGGCGAGGATTACGACGCCCTCGTCGCCGCCCATCTCGGCCGGAAGGGGCCGGTGGCGGATGTGGAGCATGACGATCCCTGCTGGTTCTTCTTCACCTCCGGTACCACCGGACGGCCGAAGGCGGCGGTGCTGACCCACGGCCAGATGGCCTTCGTCATCACCAACCATCTGTGCGACCTGATGCCCGGCACCACGCAGGCGGATGCCTCCCTCGTGGTGGCCCCTCTGTCCCACGGCGCCGGCATCCACCAACTGGTGCAGGCCGCCCGCGCGGTCAAGACCATCCTCCTGCCCTCCGAGCGCTTCGATGTGGCGGAGGCCTGGGGCCTGGTTGAAAAGTGGAAGGTCACCAACATCTTTACCGTGCCCACCATCACCAAGATGCTCGTGGAGCACCCGTCCGTCGACCAGTTCGACCATTCCTCGCTGCGCTACGTCATCTATGCCGGCGCGCCCATGTATCGCGAGGACCAGAAGCGGGCACTGGCCAAGCTCGGCAAGGTGCTGGTGCAGTATTTCGGCCTCGGCGAAGTCACGGGCAACATCACCGTGCTGCCCCCGGCCCTGCATGAGCCGGAGGACGGCCCGCACGTGAAGATCGGCACCTGCGGCTTCGAGCGCACGGGCATGCAGGTGCAGATCCAGGACGATCAGGGCCGGGAAGTGAACGCCTTCGAGACCGGCGAGATCTGCGTCTGCGGGCCGGCGGTGTTCGCGGGCTATTACGAGAATCCGGAAGCCAACGCCAAGTCGTTCCGCAACGGCTGGTTCCGCACCGGCGATCTCGGCCACATGGATGCGGAAGGCTTCGTCTACATCACCGGCCGGGCCTCGGACATGTACATTTCCGGCGGCTCGAACGTCTATCCGCGCGAGGTGGAGGAGAAGCTCCTCCAGCATCCCGCGCTGGTGGAGGTGGCCATTCTGGGCGTACCCGACCCCATGTGGGGCGAGGTGGGCGTCGCCGTCTGCGTCACCCGCGACGGGGCGCCGGTCAACGAGGCCGAGATCATCGCCTTTCTGGACGGCAAGGTCTCCCGCTACAAGCTGCCGAAGCGTGTCTTCTTCTGGGAGGCGCTGCCCAAGTCGGCCTATGGCAAGATCACCAAGAAGATGGTGCGCGAGGCGCTGGAGGAGCGCGGCCTGCTGCCCCTCGACAAGCCGCTGGAGCGCAGCGCATGA
- a CDS encoding PPC domain-containing DNA-binding protein, translating into MPADPQDTPASDPLLPESGRTGRILYARVRPNEDLVHTIEKLCLQHGFSDAVVRGSLGSLSQCCLETHTGARIEVPGPAVEMLTLMGEVRSNGGALEARLSGTVADPQGRIFAGRFAAGRNPVCITFEITLEEWLADARAA; encoded by the coding sequence ATGCCGGCTGATCCTCAGGACACCCCCGCCTCAGATCCCCTCCTTCCCGAGAGCGGGCGCACCGGGCGCATCCTCTATGCCCGCGTGCGGCCGAACGAGGATCTCGTCCACACCATCGAAAAGCTGTGCCTCCAGCACGGCTTTTCGGACGCCGTGGTGCGGGGCAGCCTCGGCAGCCTGAGCCAGTGCTGCCTGGAGACCCACACCGGCGCCCGCATCGAGGTGCCCGGCCCGGCGGTGGAGATGCTCACCCTCATGGGCGAGGTGCGCAGCAACGGCGGGGCGCTGGAAGCCCGGCTCAGCGGCACGGTGGCGGACCCGCAGGGCCGCATCTTCGCCGGCCGCTTCGCGGCAGGGCGAAATCCCGTGTGCATCACCTTCGAGATCACCCTCGAGGAATGGCTGGCGGACGCCCGCGCCGCCTGA
- a CDS encoding SDR family NAD(P)-dependent oxidoreductase — protein sequence MSKENGSVIVTGGASGIGLALVEALLTEGWRVVAADVVAENIASARESLARFGNQVRFAQIDVSDEAGVSHMVEEIDAEFGPLWGVVNSAGIGKDVPVFETSVDYFRKILDVNLIGTFLVAREGAKAMKAHGGGSIVNIASVSGLRGNLGRAAYGSSKAGVVMLTQIMAVELAPEKIRVNAIAPGPIETPLVKRMHTDEARAGWMKEVPMRRYADPSEVSGAISFLLDEQKSSFVTGQTLAVDGGFMAGGLIGL from the coding sequence ATGTCCAAGGAAAATGGCAGCGTGATCGTCACCGGCGGCGCGTCGGGCATCGGCCTCGCGCTCGTGGAGGCGCTTCTGACCGAAGGCTGGCGCGTGGTGGCTGCGGATGTCGTGGCCGAGAACATCGCCAGCGCACGCGAGAGCCTCGCCCGCTTCGGCAACCAGGTGCGCTTCGCGCAGATCGACGTGTCGGACGAAGCCGGCGTCAGCCACATGGTGGAGGAGATCGACGCCGAGTTCGGCCCGCTCTGGGGCGTCGTCAACTCCGCCGGCATCGGCAAGGACGTGCCGGTGTTCGAGACGTCCGTGGACTATTTCCGCAAGATCCTCGACGTGAATCTCATCGGCACCTTCCTCGTCGCCCGCGAGGGCGCGAAGGCCATGAAGGCGCACGGCGGCGGCTCCATCGTGAACATCGCGTCCGTGTCGGGCCTGCGCGGCAATCTCGGGCGCGCGGCCTATGGTTCGTCCAAGGCCGGCGTCGTCATGCTCACCCAGATCATGGCAGTGGAGCTGGCGCCGGAGAAGATCCGCGTCAATGCCATCGCGCCCGGCCCCATCGAGACGCCGCTGGTGAAGCGCATGCACACGGACGAGGCGCGCGCCGGCTGGATGAAGGAAGTGCCCATGCGCCGCTATGCGGACCCGAGCGAGGTCTCCGGCGCCATCTCCTTCCTGCTGGACGAACAGAAGTCGAGCTTCGTCACCGGCCAGACGCTGGCGGTGGACGGCGGCTTCATGGCCGGCGGCCTCATCGGGCTGTAA
- a CDS encoding UDP-N-acetylmuramoylalanyl-D-glutamyl-2,6-diaminopimelate--D-alanyl-D-alanine ligase, with the protein MTTRALYTPEEILAATGGTARGTLADVTGISIDTRTLEPGDAFFAITGENSDGHAYVAKALENGASLAVVAADRVQGLPDGPLVVVPDVLGALTDLGKAARARSEARIVAVTGSVGKTTTKEALRIALSADGETHASAASYNNHWGVPLSLARFPRSARYGVFEVGMNHPGEITPLVRMVRPHVAVITTVEAVHIAQFSGIEEIADAKAEIFDGLEPGGTAVLNRDNPLFDRLVASARAKGVKNIVSFGADPACEVRLKDVVLHPACSTVVADVLGTPVTFKLGMPGRHIVQNALAVLAAVRLLGGDLALAAVALARLRPPPGRGVPVSLSVSGGTATLLDESYNANPASMRAAIDVLSRTPVGPRGRRIAVLGDMLELGTEGAQHHRELAEALEAGKIDRVFCAGPLMHALWEVLPSSRKGGYAVHASHLEPLISAAIRAGDTLMVKGSNGSRMGPLVKALAERFRLPGDALLEG; encoded by the coding sequence ATGACGACCCGCGCTTTGTACACGCCGGAAGAGATCCTTGCCGCCACCGGCGGGACCGCGCGCGGCACTCTTGCGGACGTGACCGGCATCTCCATCGACACCCGCACGCTGGAGCCGGGCGACGCCTTCTTCGCCATCACCGGTGAGAACAGCGACGGCCATGCCTATGTCGCCAAGGCGCTGGAGAACGGCGCGTCGCTCGCCGTGGTGGCGGCCGACCGCGTACAGGGCCTGCCGGACGGCCCGCTCGTGGTGGTGCCCGACGTGCTTGGCGCGCTGACCGATCTCGGCAAGGCGGCCCGCGCCCGCTCGGAGGCGCGCATCGTCGCGGTCACAGGCTCGGTGGGGAAGACCACCACCAAGGAGGCGCTGCGCATCGCGCTGTCCGCCGATGGCGAGACCCACGCCTCGGCGGCGTCCTACAACAATCACTGGGGCGTCCCGCTGTCGCTGGCGCGCTTCCCCCGCTCGGCCCGCTATGGCGTGTTCGAGGTGGGCATGAACCATCCGGGCGAGATCACGCCGCTGGTGCGCATGGTCCGGCCCCATGTGGCGGTCATCACCACGGTGGAGGCGGTACACATCGCCCAGTTCTCCGGCATCGAGGAGATCGCCGACGCCAAGGCGGAGATCTTCGACGGCCTTGAGCCAGGCGGCACGGCGGTGCTCAACCGCGACAATCCGCTGTTCGACCGCCTCGTCGCCTCGGCCCGTGCCAAGGGCGTCAAGAATATCGTCTCCTTCGGCGCCGACCCGGCCTGCGAGGTGCGGCTGAAAGACGTGGTGCTCCATCCGGCCTGCTCCACGGTGGTGGCGGACGTGCTGGGGACGCCGGTCACCTTCAAGCTCGGCATGCCGGGCCGCCACATCGTGCAGAACGCGCTCGCCGTGCTCGCCGCCGTCCGCCTGCTGGGCGGGGATCTGGCGCTGGCCGCCGTCGCGCTGGCGCGGCTGCGCCCGCCGCCGGGCCGTGGCGTGCCGGTCTCGCTGTCGGTGTCCGGCGGCACCGCGACGCTGCTGGACGAGAGCTACAACGCCAATCCGGCCTCCATGCGCGCCGCCATCGACGTGCTGAGCCGGACTCCGGTCGGCCCGCGCGGTCGGCGCATCGCCGTTCTGGGCGACATGCTGGAACTGGGCACCGAGGGCGCTCAGCATCACCGCGAACTGGCCGAGGCGCTGGAAGCGGGCAAGATCGACCGGGTGTTCTGTGCCGGCCCGCTGATGCATGCGCTGTGGGAGGTCTTGCCCTCCTCGCGCAAGGGCGGCTATGCGGTGCACGCCTCGCACCTCGAACCGCTGATTTCCGCGGCCATCCGGGCCGGCGACACCCTCATGGTGAAGGGCTCGAACGGCAGCCGCATGGGGCCGCTGGTCAAGGCGCTCGCCGAACGCTTCCGCTTGCCCGGCGACGCGCTGCTCGAAGGATAG
- a CDS encoding putative bifunctional diguanylate cyclase/phosphodiesterase codes for MSASRLRPMTGEFIRVEDEAAFQRQRFPETVRHARLVLGVAFGAGVLLLLNDLRIIGEPIFPVVLALRLSLLAYTVASFRWAARMADFPRLERLIVAWQWLTGSIIALIVYLKSNISLPISLVLPVIFYLAVPVSFRWRVLNGSVGSLLLLLAYATDPDDPLSLLSMGIWVLVLNAVLILLVLRDNRMARLSWCAIEAERAALASTARSHEMVEKTFLAAPIPMVVADIESGRILRMNEAGQRYFQQGPEDAPTTLGDLHLEPDVQKQMMENLRRTGEISNFEARIGQGDAPARTALIGGSMLEVNGRPAVVAGLMDITDRLMAEDKVRQAALHDALTGLSNRAAFQLSLEAACAAFNSVCLLLVDLDSLKDVNDTYGHDAGDALLVETARRLGQQVEERVGGRGFVARLGGDEFVVLLAGVRLPEAIDMAETLIAGLRAPIWYGGRSLIARASVGVAERMGETQTSGELMKNADLALYAAKSQGRNRAVVYAPQMRWAMQERVALHSALTEAASSRAIVPFYQPKVSLVTGRVVGFEALMRWRRGPQAFLAPAAFASAFQDPELAVLVGDAMIQRVAADVRQLLDRGVVLGRIALNLSPAQFTHTDVGRHLLERFDEARVGAEHFDVEVTETVFLGRRADHVRPILDEICGAGMHIALDDFGTGYAALSHLKQLPIDTLKIDQSFVLDVEADRFDAAIVCSVIELGRNLGLQVVAEGVETIGQARFLAARGCEVAQGFLYAHPMSAEHMADFLAAESDAVIAERLRALDPA; via the coding sequence ATGAGCGCGTCTCGGTTGCGGCCGATGACCGGCGAGTTCATACGGGTCGAGGACGAAGCCGCCTTCCAGCGGCAGCGCTTCCCCGAAACCGTCCGCCACGCCCGCCTGGTGCTCGGTGTTGCCTTCGGCGCCGGCGTCCTTCTGCTCCTCAATGACCTGCGCATCATCGGCGAACCGATCTTCCCGGTGGTGCTGGCGCTGCGCCTGAGCCTCCTCGCCTATACCGTGGCCAGCTTCCGCTGGGCCGCCCGCATGGCCGACTTCCCGCGGCTGGAGCGGCTCATCGTCGCCTGGCAATGGCTCACGGGCAGCATCATCGCGCTGATCGTCTATCTGAAAAGCAACATCTCGCTGCCCATCAGCCTCGTGCTGCCGGTGATCTTCTATCTGGCGGTGCCCGTCTCGTTCCGCTGGCGCGTGCTCAACGGCTCCGTCGGCAGCCTGCTGCTGCTGCTCGCCTACGCCACCGATCCCGACGATCCCCTCAGCCTGCTGTCCATGGGCATCTGGGTGCTGGTGCTCAATGCGGTGCTGATCCTGCTGGTGCTTCGCGACAACCGGATGGCACGCCTGAGCTGGTGTGCCATCGAGGCGGAGCGCGCCGCCCTCGCAAGCACCGCCCGCAGCCACGAGATGGTGGAGAAGACCTTCCTTGCGGCGCCCATCCCCATGGTGGTGGCGGACATCGAGAGCGGCCGCATCCTGCGGATGAACGAGGCGGGCCAGCGCTATTTCCAGCAGGGTCCGGAGGACGCCCCGACGACCCTCGGCGACCTGCATCTGGAGCCCGACGTCCAGAAGCAGATGATGGAGAACCTGCGCCGGACGGGGGAAATCTCCAATTTCGAGGCGCGCATCGGGCAGGGCGACGCACCGGCCCGCACTGCGCTCATCGGCGGCTCCATGCTGGAGGTGAACGGCCGGCCGGCGGTGGTCGCCGGCCTCATGGACATCACCGACCGCCTCATGGCCGAGGACAAGGTGCGGCAGGCGGCGCTGCATGATGCCCTCACGGGCCTGTCCAACCGCGCGGCCTTCCAGCTCTCCCTGGAGGCTGCCTGCGCCGCCTTCAACAGCGTCTGCCTGCTGCTGGTGGATCTCGACAGCCTCAAGGACGTCAACGACACCTATGGCCATGATGCGGGCGACGCGCTGCTGGTGGAGACCGCCCGGCGCCTCGGCCAGCAGGTGGAGGAGCGTGTGGGCGGACGCGGCTTCGTCGCGCGGCTCGGCGGCGACGAATTCGTGGTCCTTCTCGCCGGCGTGCGGCTGCCCGAAGCCATCGACATGGCCGAGACGCTCATCGCCGGGCTGCGGGCGCCGATCTGGTACGGCGGCCGCTCGCTGATCGCCCGCGCCAGCGTCGGGGTTGCCGAGCGCATGGGCGAGACGCAGACCTCCGGCGAACTGATGAAGAATGCCGATCTCGCCCTCTATGCCGCCAAGAGTCAGGGGCGGAACCGGGCGGTGGTCTACGCGCCGCAGATGCGCTGGGCGATGCAGGAGCGCGTGGCGCTGCATTCCGCGCTCACGGAAGCCGCCTCCAGCCGCGCCATCGTGCCCTTCTACCAGCCGAAGGTGTCGCTGGTGACGGGGCGCGTGGTGGGCTTCGAGGCGCTCATGCGCTGGCGGCGCGGACCGCAGGCCTTCCTCGCGCCCGCCGCCTTCGCCTCGGCCTTTCAGGACCCGGAACTGGCGGTGCTGGTGGGAGATGCCATGATCCAGCGCGTGGCGGCGGATGTGCGCCAGCTTCTGGATCGCGGGGTGGTGCTCGGGCGCATCGCCCTCAACCTGTCCCCGGCGCAGTTCACGCACACCGATGTCGGCCGCCACCTGCTCGAGCGGTTCGACGAGGCGCGGGTGGGCGCCGAGCATTTCGACGTGGAGGTCACGGAGACCGTCTTCCTTGGGCGCCGGGCCGACCATGTGCGCCCGATCCTCGACGAGATTTGCGGCGCCGGCATGCATATCGCGCTCGATGATTTCGGCACCGGCTATGCGGCGCTGAGCCATCTCAAGCAATTGCCCATCGACACGCTGAAGATCGACCAGAGCTTCGTGCTGGACGTGGAGGCGGACCGCTTCGATGCCGCCATCGTCTGCTCGGTGATCGAGCTGGGGCGCAATCTCGGCCTCCAGGTGGTGGCCGAAGGCGTGGAGACCATCGGCCAGGCCCGCTTCCTCGCGGCGCGGGGGTGCGAGGTGGCGCAGGGCTTCCTCTACGCCCACCCCATGTCCGCCGAGCACATGGCGGATTTTCTCGCGGCGGAGAGCGATGCGGTGATCGCGGAGCGTCTGCGCGCCCTCGATCCGGCGTGA
- a CDS encoding UDP-N-acetylmuramoyl-L-alanyl-D-glutamate--2,6-diaminopimelate ligase has product MRMRELEAGTMADLLALIAGHARLERGGSVPIAAITSDSRKVGPGTLFVAVPGTKADGARFIPDALAKGAAAVLMEPTGAPPDMDVPLVFSLDVRRSLALAAARLHPRQPQTIVAVTGTAGKTSVAEFVRQIWAHLGIPAAYMGTLGLIAPGESSYGGLTSPDPVDLHATLDRLAGAGITHMALEASSHGLDQRRLEGVRLAAGGFTNLGRDHLDYHPTVEAYFHAKLRLFTELMPDGAPAIAALDAPYGATTLAFARTRGLPTFAIGATGDLKVTEVVAEGTSQRIRFADRPEILLPLVGRFQADNALLAASLVAAGGVPLDDALSALPHLKGVPGRLERIGHDPARPVFVDYAHKPEALETVLDTLRAATAGRLIALFGCGGDRDRGKRPLMGAIAAAKADVVIVTDDNPRSEDPSAIRAEILAAAPGALEIGAREEAIRAGVAMMGAGDVLLVAGKGHETGQIIGDRTYPFSDTAAVLAALGEVGA; this is encoded by the coding sequence GTGCGCATGAGGGAGCTTGAGGCTGGCACCATGGCGGATCTCCTCGCACTGATCGCCGGGCACGCGCGCCTTGAACGGGGCGGCAGCGTTCCGATTGCCGCGATCACCAGCGACAGCCGCAAGGTGGGGCCGGGCACGCTGTTCGTGGCCGTGCCCGGAACGAAGGCCGACGGCGCCCGCTTCATTCCCGATGCGCTCGCCAAGGGCGCCGCCGCCGTGCTGATGGAGCCCACCGGCGCGCCGCCGGACATGGACGTGCCGCTGGTCTTCTCCCTCGACGTGCGCCGCTCGCTGGCACTTGCCGCGGCCCGCCTGCACCCCCGCCAGCCGCAAACCATCGTTGCGGTGACCGGCACGGCGGGAAAGACCTCGGTGGCCGAGTTCGTCCGCCAGATCTGGGCCCACCTCGGTATTCCGGCCGCCTACATGGGCACGCTCGGCCTCATCGCGCCGGGCGAGAGCAGCTACGGGGGACTCACTTCCCCTGATCCGGTGGACCTGCACGCGACGCTCGATCGCCTCGCCGGGGCGGGCATCACCCACATGGCGCTGGAGGCCTCTTCCCACGGCCTCGACCAGCGCCGGCTCGAGGGCGTGCGTCTGGCTGCCGGCGGCTTCACCAATCTCGGGCGAGACCATCTCGACTATCACCCGACGGTGGAGGCCTATTTCCACGCCAAGCTGCGGCTGTTCACGGAATTGATGCCGGACGGCGCGCCGGCCATCGCAGCGCTCGATGCGCCCTATGGCGCGACGACGCTGGCCTTCGCCCGCACGCGTGGCCTGCCGACCTTCGCCATCGGCGCGACAGGCGACCTCAAGGTGACCGAGGTGGTGGCAGAGGGAACCAGCCAGCGCATCCGTTTCGCCGATCGCCCGGAGATCCTGCTGCCGCTGGTCGGGCGTTTCCAGGCGGACAATGCGCTGCTCGCCGCAAGCCTCGTTGCCGCAGGTGGCGTGCCGCTCGATGACGCGCTCTCCGCCTTGCCGCATCTCAAAGGCGTGCCGGGGCGGCTGGAGCGGATCGGCCATGATCCCGCCCGTCCCGTCTTCGTGGACTATGCCCACAAGCCCGAAGCCCTGGAGACCGTGCTCGACACGCTGCGGGCGGCGACTGCCGGCCGGCTGATCGCGCTGTTCGGCTGCGGCGGCGACCGCGACCGGGGCAAGCGGCCGCTGATGGGCGCCATTGCCGCCGCCAAGGCCGATGTCGTCATCGTGACGGACGATAATCCGCGCTCGGAAGACCCCTCCGCCATCCGCGCCGAAATCCTCGCCGCCGCCCCCGGCGCTCTGGAGATCGGTGCGCGCGAGGAGGCCATCCGGGCCGGTGTTGCCATGATGGGGGCTGGGGATGTGCTGCTTGTTGCCGGCAAAGGCCACGAAACGGGCCAAATCATAGGCGACCGGACGTATCCGTTCTCGGACACCGCGGCCGTTCTCGCCGCCTTGGGAGAGGTGGGCGCATGA